The DNA window GTGGGTGATTGCTGTGTTTGGTATCGCTACCAAATACGGCGAGGCTGTGTTGGCTGTGAAATATCGCGAAGTTGATGGCCTTGGGAACCACGTCGGTGGTCCGATGTATTACATCCGCAATGGTCTTGGTAAAAACTGGCAATGGCTTGCTGTTTTGTTTGCCACGTTTGGAATGCTTGCTGGTTTTGGAATTGGCAACGGTGTTCAGTGTTTTGAAGTCTCCAGTGCTTTGGAGGCCTTTGGTATTCCAAGGTTGGTGACTGGATTGGTGCTTGGAGTGCTTGTCTTTGCTGTGATTATTGGCGGAATTGACCGGATTTCTCAAGCAGCCTCAGCTTTGGTTCCAGCGATGACCATTCTCTATATCCTTGCCTGCGTTGTTGTTTTAGGGATCAATATTCTTGACGTACCTGCAGCTTTTGGAACGATTTTCTCCAATGCTTTCAGTGGAGAAGCTGCTGTAGGTGGAGCGGTGGGGCAGGTGGTTCTTATGGGCTTTAAACGCGGCATTTTTTCCAATGAAGCTGGTTTAGGAAGTGCACCAATTGCCCATGCGGCCGCCAAAACGAATGACCCCGTTCGTCAAGGCACTGTTGCAATGTTGGGAACCGTGATCGATACCTTGATTCTCTGCACGTTGACGGCACTGGTGATCATTACCAGTGGGGTTTATGGCGGTGGAGAGTCCGGTGCGAATCTCTCGATCTTGGCGTTCAATACAAGCCTGAGCGGTGCCGGATGGGTGGTCACTGCCGGACTCATCGTGTTTGCGTTCACAACCGTTCTCGGTTGGAGTTTCTATGGAGAACGCTGCACCGAATTCTTGTTTGGCGAAAGGGCGATCAAGCCCTTCCGCTTTGTCTGGGTTGCCGTTGTTGTGATCGGCTCTGTGGCAGGAGATCGAGGCGTTGTTTGGGGTGTCGCTGACACCCTGAATGGCCTGATGGCTCTTCCAAACCTTGTTTCTTTGATCCTGCTCTCGCCAGTGATTATCAAGCTCACTGGCGACTACAACTTCAGTCGCTCTCAGGAAGAGGGCTGACCTCTTTTAGGCGTTCGTTGAGCTGCATCGCCATTGACTGGCGCCCTACCGCTAACACTTTGAGGGTGTCCTCATGCATGCGTAATTGGGCGTCAGCAACCTGCATTCCTCGGACGAGCTCTTTCAATTCATCTGGAAGCTTATTCAGGTCGTAGCGTTTTCCTTCAAAGGTCAGAATTGGGTTCTGGTCTTGGGAAACGGAAGAGCTGGTCATCAATGGAGAGCAAACGGGTGAATCTTATTGGCTGGTGCGTTACTTGAAACCATTCATTCGTTAACGCGGATGAATTGCCTTTCGCAGAGTTCTCGATATCTGCCGCCCAGGCTCATCAGAGCGTCGTGGCTGCCCTGTTGGCTAATGCGACCATGCTCTAAGACAACAATCAGGTCGGCTTCTTGAACGGTGGCCAGACGATGGGCGATCACAATCACAGTTCGGCCCAGCATGGCTTGCTTGAGTCCAAGTTGAACGGCGGCCTCCGCCTCTGCATCGAGGGCACTGGTGGCTTCATCCAACAACATCACGGCGGGATTTCCCAGCACAGCCCTGGCAATGGCAATGCGCTGGAGCTGTCCGCCGGAAACGTTGGTGCCGCGCTCCTGCAGACGGGTGTTGTAGCCGTCTGGGAGACGGATGATGAAATCGTGGGCGTTCGCGAGCTTTGCGGCTTGATGGAGCTGTTCCTGCGTGGCCTGTCGACCAAATCGAATCGCTTCCGCGATCGTTCCTGAAAAGACGCTGCTGCGTTGCGGCACAAGAGCGACTTGTTGTCTCAGGTCGCGCGCGCTGACCTGGCTCAGATCTTTGTCATCAAAAAGGAGCTGTCCTTTGTTGACGCGATTAAAGCGAAGGAGCAGAGAAAAAAGTGTTGTCTTACCAGCCCCCGACGGTCCCACGAGGGCCACAACTTGTCCGGCCTTGATGGAGAGATTGAAGTTTTGAAGAACTGGCTGCCCTGGGGTGTAAGCGAATTCGACTTCATGGAAGTTCAAATCTCCTCGCAAGCGACCAAGCGGAAGCGACGGGACGGGATCGGCGGGTTCCGAAGGCTCCTTCTCGATTTCACGCAGACGGCGCAGTGAGGATTGTCCCTGCTGAAATTCGTTGTAATTCGCCGTGACATGGGCGATCGGATCGATCAGCAGGACCAGGCCGGTGAGATAACTGATCAACTCAGGGACGGCAAGGTCGCCGCTACTGATCCTGATCGCGGCTAAGACCAGGACGGTGGCGAAACCCAGGACCTCAATGATCCCGACCACGGGATGTTGAAGCGCCACCAGGCGATAGGTGTTGTACCGAGCTTGGCGGTGCTGATCGATTTCATCTTCAAAACGGCGCTCTAGCCAGGGTTCTGCGGCAAACGCGCGTACCAGTGGTAGCCCTTCGATGGCTTCTCCCAGCAGACCTGCCAGCTCACTCACCTTTTTTTGGCTTCGTTCTGTGGCGACCATCACCCTCGCTCCAAACAGGCTGATCAGCCAGGCAACGAAGGGTGCGAGTAGCAGGATTGCGAGGGTTAATTTCCAGTCAAGCCAAAGCATGTAGCCAAGAACGGCCACTAACTGCAGTGCACTTGGGATGCTGTCGTGGAGGGTTTTGTAAATCACCTCGCTCACACGATCGGCATCTTCGGTGAGCCGATAGGTGAGATCACCTGACGACATTTTTTCCAAGGCACCCAGCTGCACCTTCTGAAGCCTTTGAAACAGATCTCGTCTCAGCGACTGGCTGACTTGCAGAGCAGGACCTGCAAGCAGGGAGTCTTGGCCAAATTGTGCGAGCTTTTGGATCGCGAAGACCAACAAAACCAGGCCAATGACCGGCAGGATTCTTTGCAAATCACCCGAGCCCACATCGGGCAAGAGTCGGCCCATCAGTCGCATCAACACCAACTGGCTGCTGACAAAAACCAGCATGCAAAGAGTGCCGATCGCCAGGAGCCGCCTGTGAGGTCGCAGCAGTGGAATCAACCTGCGGAATCCCGCTTCTGATGGCTTCAGCATCAAGTCAGACTATCAATGGCGATTGGACTGACTGGTGCAGGAATGAGACTTGATCAATTCCTTAAATGGATGGGCTGGGTGGCGACGGGTGGAGAAGCCAAGCTGCGGATTCAGGGGGGTGATGTGTTCGTCAATGGCGACCTTGAGCAGCGGCGTGGCCGTCAACTGAAAGCCGGCGATCGCGTCCAAATGGGTGTCGACTCTGCCGAAGTTTCGGATTCTCTTCAGGCAGGGCCGTAAGTTGTCAGCTGCTGAGCTGCAGAGGACGGAAGCGTGCGCAAACCGGTGATTGCTGGCAACTGGAAAATGCACATGACCTGTGCGCAAGCCAGGGCCTGGATGGGCACGTTTCTCCCTCTCATTGCAGAGCTGCCCGATGACCGACATCTGGTGGTGGCTCCACCCTTCACGGCGATCAGCACGCTCGCTGAGCTGAGCCAAGGAACGCGCCTTGAACTATCCAGCCAGAACGTGCACTGGGAGGGAGAGGGCGCGTACACCGCTGAGATCTCTCCGAGCATGCTCAAGGAGCACAACGTTGAATACGCAATCGTTGGTCACAGCGAACCTCGCAAGTACTTCAGCGAGAGTGACGAACAGATCAACCACCGGGCTCGATCGGCTCAAACCAATGGCTTGATTCCGATTGTTTGCGTTGGTGAAAGCGACGAGCAGCGCAGCCGAGGAGAGGCTGAGCGGGTCATTCGTCGTCAGGTTGAACAGGGCTTAGAAGGACTGGACCCCAGCCAGCTGGTGGTGGCCTATGAGCCGATCTGGGCGATTGGTACGGGCAAAACCTGTGAAGCGAGTGAAGCCAATCGCATCTGCGGATTGATTCGTAGTTGGGTGGGCTCACCAGATTTGATCATTCAATACGGGGGCTCGGTGAAACCAGGCAACATCGACCAGTTGATGGGAATGAGTGATATCGATGGGGTGTTGGTTGGCGGTGCCTCTCTCGACCCTGAAGGCTTTGGGCGGATCGCGAACTACGTGAAAAGCTGACGTCGATGCGCTGGCCGAAGGATTGGGGCACGCGCCCTGCCGTGATGGGAGTGATCAACCTCACTCCCGATTCCTTTAGCGATGGTGGTCAGTTCAATCAGCTCGATCGGGCCTTGGCTGAGGCGGCGCGTCAGGTTGCCTCAGGGGCTGATTGTTTGGATTTAGGTGCGCAAAGCACCAGGCCGAATGCGACTGAAGTGGGAGCGGATGAGGAGCTCAAGCGCCTGTTGCCAACGCTGAAGGCCATTCGTGCCGCTTACCCCAAGGTGTTGATCTCCGTTGATACCTTTCTTGCCGGGGTCGCCAACCAGGCGCTGGAGGCTGGCGCTGATTGGATTAACGATGTGAGCGGTGGACGCCGTGATTCAGGGATGTTTCCGCTGATAGCTCGTGCGGGCTGCCCATTTGTGCTGATGCACAGTCGCGGCACGAGCCAAACGATGGATCGCTGCACGGATTATGGAGAACAGGGTGTTGTCCAAACGGTTTTGGAGGAATTACGAGCAGCAACAACGTGCGCTCTTGAGGCCGGTGTGAATCGTGACCAGTTGCTTTGGGATCCAGGCCTTGGTTTTGCGAAAACAACCGCACAAAATCTCACCCTGTTGCAGCAGCTCGAGACCCTTGTGGCTGAAGGGATTCCCCTGTTGCTGGGTCCCTCTCGAAAACGTTTTATCGGGGCTGTGCTCGATGAACCAAGAGCTCGTGCCCGTCTTTGGGGGACGGCTGCTGTCTGTGCCAGGGCGGTGGAGGCTGGCGTTGCCGTCCTACGTGTGCACGACGTAGGACCTATTCATCAAGTGGTGACCATGGCCTCAGCCATTCGTTCAGATCGCTAGAACAGCGGTCGAATTCCATGTGGCGATGATGAGTGAACCGAGTCTCACTCTTTTGTATGACGGTGCTTGTCCGCTGTGTCTTCGAGAAGTCAAGTTTCTGAAACGCCGCGATTTGCATGGAAGGCTCGCTTTTATCGACATCGATCAAGACGCCTACGACCCTGCCCAATGGAAGGGAATTAGTTACCGAGAAGCGATGGCACGCATTCATGCCATCCGTGCTGATGGAGAGATTCTTCAGGATGTGGCTGTGTTCCGAGAGGCCTATCGCTGCGTTGGACTTGGTTGGATCTATGCCCCGACCCAATGGCCTCTGATTGGATCTTTGATCGATCGCATCTATGCACTTTGGGCTTCGCAGCGTTTGCGTATGACAGGACGAGCAAGCCTGAATGAACTATGCAATTGCAAGCAGAATGCTTCTTGATTCAGGGGAATTTGCGAAGAAAAGTTTTCTAATTGCATGATAATTGCCTCCTCTATCTCGTTTTAGAGTCTCTAAAAAGCAAGCATATTTTTTGAATGCTTTGAGTTTGCAAGCTCTTATTTAAGAGATTCTACTGTTGGCTTGTATTCGCGAGCCCTTGAGTCGGAGATAAGTTTTAATAGCATAATCAATAAAAAGCTGCAAATATACATTGTTAATGGCTTTAGCCGGCTATTTCATTAAAGCGTTTTTGTGCTTACGGGATTTATTTATGAGATAGAATCGGAAAAGATTACCCCTCAGATGTGACTCCTTCGATTCGATCCTCAACCTCTTGATAAAGCTCTTGAAGTTGCTGGATGTTTTCGTCAGATGTTTCCCAGTATCCACGGCCATTTACTTCTAGCAGGGTGCCCACAATGCGCCTGAAGCTATGAGGGTTGAGTTCCAGTAAGCGTTTGCGCATTTCTGGATCGTTGATGAATGTTTCATTCGCTTCTTCGTACACAAAGTTGTCAACAGACCCGCTAGTCGCACTCCACCCGAGCGTGAAGTTGAGTCGTTTGGCTACTTCACGCACACCTTCATAACCCGAATCAAGCATCCCTTCGTACCACTTTGGATTCAGTAATTTGGTGCGCGAGTCAAGGCGAATGGTTTCGCTTAAGGAGCGAACCTGAGCATTTGCCGTGGTCGTGTCTGCGATGTAGCTCGTGGGTGTTTTCCCATCATCGCGGAGTCCCTGAATCAGCTTGGTGGGGTCGCTGTCGAAGTAATGGCTGACATCGGTGAGCGAGATCTCAGCGGAGTCGAGATTTTGGAATGTCACGTCTGCTGTCTTCATGACTGATTCGAAGACATCGCGCTTTTGATCCATTTCGCCGGGGTTGTCGGCATTAAATGCAAACGTTTTGCGGGAGAGATACATCTCCTGCAGTTCTCCTTCCTCTTCCCAACTGCTGTTTTCAACGGCGAGGTTCACATTTGAGCTGTAACTGCCGCTGGCATTAGAAAACACACGGCAGGCAGCATCGCGAAGGGTTGTTCCTTCTTTTTCAGCTTGTTCAAGAGCATGTTTTCGAACAAAGTTTTGTTCAATGGCTTCATCAGATTCCGCAGCCATCTTCACGCCTTGATCGATCAGGGCCATCTGATTGATAAATAAATCTCGGAACACGCCCGAACAATTCACCACAACATCAATCCTTGGTCGGCCCAGTTCTTCCAGGGGAATGAGCTCTAGCTTGTTAACCCTGCCTAAGGAGTCTGGAACGGGGCGAACTCCGATGAACCAAAGGATCTGTGCGAGAGATTCCCCGTAGGTTTTGATGTTGTCTGTTCCCCAGAGCACGCAAGCGATGGTTTCAGGCCAATCGCCTTGTTCTGCTCTCTGGCGTTCGATCAATTTGTCGACAACAACTTTGGCTGCAGCAACAGCTGCTCTGGTTGGAATCGCTTGAGGATCCAGAGCGTGAATGTTTTTGCCACTGGGCAGTACGCCTGGATTCCTGATTGGGTCTCCACCAGGTCCTGGGAGAACGTATTCCCCATCAAGAGCCCTTAAGAGGCTCTCCATTTCCATGTCTGCGCAGATTTGTTGGAGGCAGAAACGCAAATAGGTAAACAGGGTGTCCAGCGCCGTGTTGTCGATGCTTGTAAAGCCACCAGCTGAACAGGCTCGGAACCAAGGCGATGGCAGTTTGAATCCGAAGCGAGAGATCAGATCCAGCAACCAACCAAAGTTTTCGCGCATGTTGACGCGACCATCACCCCCTGTAAGCGATCGCACCATGGAACCCACAGCAGCGCGTGAGACTTCAGTGATCGTGCGATTGAGCTCCACATCTTCAAGCACACCATCGTCGTTGCCTCGATAGATGTCTTCAATCTTGCGGCCGATCGATTCTGCGAGCAGCCCAGGAAGAGAACGAAGGCCTTCTTCTTCACGCTCCAAGGCGGCAATGCTCACCAGCGTTGCAATCGCTTCTTCTGCTGTGGGCGGCTTGCCGATGGTATGGAGGCCGCATGGAAGCAGGCGACTCTCAATTTCCATCAATTGGCGGTAGATGGCCCCAACAATGGCGTCGCGATCTTCAAGCGTTAGATCAGAGGAATCATCGTCTGGAAGGGTGACGTCTTTATCAAGATTGCAAAGGCGAGCGGTTTCCACGATTGCATTCACAATCTGAACTCCTCGACCGCTTTCCCTCAGTTGTTGATAGGAACCCACCAACTCACCCAGCTCCTTTAATCCTTTGTAGAGGCCAGCATTTTCTGCTGGAGGTGTGAGGTAACTAATCGTGGACGCATATCCCCGCCGCTTAGCAATCGTTGCTTCAGATGGATTATTTGCTGCGTAGTAATAGAGATTGGGCAAGGCTCCGATGAGGGAGTCTGGATAACAGGTTTCACTCATACCCATTTGCTTGCCGGGCATAAATTCAAGGGACCCATGGGTTCCGAAATGGAGCACGGCATCTGCTCCCCAAACTTTCTCTAAATAGGTGTAATAGGCCGCAAATCCATGGTGGGGACTTGCGCTGCGGGAATAGAGAAGGCGCATGGGATCGCCTTCATAACCAAACGTTGGTTGTACCCCTACAAAAATATTTCCAAAATGACGTCCATAAATCAATAAATTCTGTCCGTCACTGTTTAAATTACCTGGTGGTTTTCCCCAGTTTTCCTCTAAGCGTTCGGAATAGGGAGTGAGTCGTTCATACTCTTCAACGCTCATGCGATGGGCGATCGAGAGTTCTGGTGAGCCTTGAAGGGCTTCTGGATCGTTGATGACTGTTTCCATGAGTGCCTTGGCATCACGCGGCATGTCCTGCACGTCGTATCCCTTGGCCTTCATCTCTTGAAGAACCCTGTGAATGGAATCGAAAACGTTTAGATAGGCGGCCGTTCCCACATTTCCCTTGTCAGGGGGAAAGCTGAACACAGTGATCGCTAACTTTTTTTCTGCCCGTGGTTTGAGCCGTAGGGACGACCATCGGATTGCCCTCTCCGCAATGGCATCGACGCGATCTTGAAGGGTGTGGGCCTTGCCAGTGGCGTCATCACGACCAGATAAAACAATCGGTTCGATGGCTCCATCTAATTCGGGAATCGCGATTTGCAGTGCAACTTGTACTGGATGAAGGCCTAGGTCACTTTTCTCCCATTCCTGGGTGGTTTGAAAGACCAATGGCAGGGCCACCATGTAGGGCCTGTTGAGTTTTTTGAGCGACTCCACAGCCTTCGGGTGATCCTGACGCGCTGGACCGCCAACCAAGGCAAAGCCTGTCAGCGAAACGATGCTGTCGACCAAAGCCTGATCTGAATTGAGCGGGTCGTAG is part of the Synechococcus sp. WH 8016 genome and encodes:
- a CDS encoding DUF6447 family protein, producing the protein MTSSSVSQDQNPILTFEGKRYDLNKLPDELKELVRGMQVADAQLRMHEDTLKVLAVGRQSMAMQLNERLKEVSPLPESD
- the tpiA gene encoding triose-phosphate isomerase; amino-acid sequence: MRKPVIAGNWKMHMTCAQARAWMGTFLPLIAELPDDRHLVVAPPFTAISTLAELSQGTRLELSSQNVHWEGEGAYTAEISPSMLKEHNVEYAIVGHSEPRKYFSESDEQINHRARSAQTNGLIPIVCVGESDEQRSRGEAERVIRRQVEQGLEGLDPSQLVVAYEPIWAIGTGKTCEASEANRICGLIRSWVGSPDLIIQYGGSVKPGNIDQLMGMSDIDGVLVGGASLDPEGFGRIANYVKS
- a CDS encoding magnesium chelatase subunit H, whose amino-acid sequence is MFTQVRSADRRIVPAENNNHHSVMKAVYVVLEPQYQSALTQAAISLNAQDGPIGIELCGYLIEELRDELNYADFQKDIAETDVFIGSLIFIEDLAQKVVDAVSPHRDRLKAAVVFPSMPEVMRLNKLGSFSMAQLGQSKSAIAGFMKKRKEAGGAGFQDAMLKLLNTLPTVLKYLPVEKAQDARSFMLSFQYWLGGTPDNLRNFLLMLADKYVFPASENDDRPDLAVADPEVFPDLGIWHPLAPQMFEDLKEYLNWTASRPDLNEKARKGPVIGLVLQRSHIVTGDDAHYVATIQELEFRGARVIPIFCGGLDFSKPVNAFFYDPLNSDQALVDSIVSLTGFALVGGPARQDHPKAVESLKKLNRPYMVALPLVFQTTQEWEKSDLGLHPVQVALQIAIPELDGAIEPIVLSGRDDATGKAHTLQDRVDAIAERAIRWSSLRLKPRAEKKLAITVFSFPPDKGNVGTAAYLNVFDSIHRVLQEMKAKGYDVQDMPRDAKALMETVINDPEALQGSPELSIAHRMSVEEYERLTPYSERLEENWGKPPGNLNSDGQNLLIYGRHFGNIFVGVQPTFGYEGDPMRLLYSRSASPHHGFAAYYTYLEKVWGADAVLHFGTHGSLEFMPGKQMGMSETCYPDSLIGALPNLYYYAANNPSEATIAKRRGYASTISYLTPPAENAGLYKGLKELGELVGSYQQLRESGRGVQIVNAIVETARLCNLDKDVTLPDDDSSDLTLEDRDAIVGAIYRQLMEIESRLLPCGLHTIGKPPTAEEAIATLVSIAALEREEEGLRSLPGLLAESIGRKIEDIYRGNDDGVLEDVELNRTITEVSRAAVGSMVRSLTGGDGRVNMRENFGWLLDLISRFGFKLPSPWFRACSAGGFTSIDNTALDTLFTYLRFCLQQICADMEMESLLRALDGEYVLPGPGGDPIRNPGVLPSGKNIHALDPQAIPTRAAVAAAKVVVDKLIERQRAEQGDWPETIACVLWGTDNIKTYGESLAQILWFIGVRPVPDSLGRVNKLELIPLEELGRPRIDVVVNCSGVFRDLFINQMALIDQGVKMAAESDEAIEQNFVRKHALEQAEKEGTTLRDAACRVFSNASGSYSSNVNLAVENSSWEEEGELQEMYLSRKTFAFNADNPGEMDQKRDVFESVMKTADVTFQNLDSAEISLTDVSHYFDSDPTKLIQGLRDDGKTPTSYIADTTTANAQVRSLSETIRLDSRTKLLNPKWYEGMLDSGYEGVREVAKRLNFTLGWSATSGSVDNFVYEEANETFINDPEMRKRLLELNPHSFRRIVGTLLEVNGRGYWETSDENIQQLQELYQEVEDRIEGVTSEG
- a CDS encoding sodium:alanine symporter family protein — translated: METLISAINDPINGIVWGWPMVILIAATGILLMFGLRLMPLQRLIFGVRVLATRSSASEQGDISPFAALMTSLSATIGTGNIAGVAGAIAVGGPGAVFWMWVIAVFGIATKYGEAVLAVKYREVDGLGNHVGGPMYYIRNGLGKNWQWLAVLFATFGMLAGFGIGNGVQCFEVSSALEAFGIPRLVTGLVLGVLVFAVIIGGIDRISQAASALVPAMTILYILACVVVLGINILDVPAAFGTIFSNAFSGEAAVGGAVGQVVLMGFKRGIFSNEAGLGSAPIAHAAAKTNDPVRQGTVAMLGTVIDTLILCTLTALVIITSGVYGGGESGANLSILAFNTSLSGAGWVVTAGLIVFAFTTVLGWSFYGERCTEFLFGERAIKPFRFVWVAVVVIGSVAGDRGVVWGVADTLNGLMALPNLVSLILLSPVIIKLTGDYNFSRSQEEG
- a CDS encoding thiol-disulfide oxidoreductase DCC family protein is translated as MMSEPSLTLLYDGACPLCLREVKFLKRRDLHGRLAFIDIDQDAYDPAQWKGISYREAMARIHAIRADGEILQDVAVFREAYRCVGLGWIYAPTQWPLIGSLIDRIYALWASQRLRMTGRASLNELCNCKQNAS
- a CDS encoding RNA-binding S4 domain-containing protein, encoding MAIGLTGAGMRLDQFLKWMGWVATGGEAKLRIQGGDVFVNGDLEQRRGRQLKAGDRVQMGVDSAEVSDSLQAGP
- the folP gene encoding dihydropteroate synthase codes for the protein MRWPKDWGTRPAVMGVINLTPDSFSDGGQFNQLDRALAEAARQVASGADCLDLGAQSTRPNATEVGADEELKRLLPTLKAIRAAYPKVLISVDTFLAGVANQALEAGADWINDVSGGRRDSGMFPLIARAGCPFVLMHSRGTSQTMDRCTDYGEQGVVQTVLEELRAATTCALEAGVNRDQLLWDPGLGFAKTTAQNLTLLQQLETLVAEGIPLLLGPSRKRFIGAVLDEPRARARLWGTAAVCARAVEAGVAVLRVHDVGPIHQVVTMASAIRSDR
- a CDS encoding ABC transporter ATP-binding protein; translation: MLKPSEAGFRRLIPLLRPHRRLLAIGTLCMLVFVSSQLVLMRLMGRLLPDVGSGDLQRILPVIGLVLLVFAIQKLAQFGQDSLLAGPALQVSQSLRRDLFQRLQKVQLGALEKMSSGDLTYRLTEDADRVSEVIYKTLHDSIPSALQLVAVLGYMLWLDWKLTLAILLLAPFVAWLISLFGARVMVATERSQKKVSELAGLLGEAIEGLPLVRAFAAEPWLERRFEDEIDQHRQARYNTYRLVALQHPVVGIIEVLGFATVLVLAAIRISSGDLAVPELISYLTGLVLLIDPIAHVTANYNEFQQGQSSLRRLREIEKEPSEPADPVPSLPLGRLRGDLNFHEVEFAYTPGQPVLQNFNLSIKAGQVVALVGPSGAGKTTLFSLLLRFNRVNKGQLLFDDKDLSQVSARDLRQQVALVPQRSSVFSGTIAEAIRFGRQATQEQLHQAAKLANAHDFIIRLPDGYNTRLQERGTNVSGGQLQRIAIARAVLGNPAVMLLDEATSALDAEAEAAVQLGLKQAMLGRTVIVIAHRLATVQEADLIVVLEHGRISQQGSHDALMSLGGRYRELCERQFIRVNE